A single region of the Pontibacter kalidii genome encodes:
- a CDS encoding acyl carrier protein — protein sequence MSEIAEKVKAIIIDKLGVEESEVTPEASFTNDLGADSLDTVELIMEFEKEFNVSIPDDQAENIATVGQAVSYLEEHAK from the coding sequence ATGTCAGAAATCGCAGAAAAAGTAAAAGCTATCATCATCGATAAGCTTGGTGTTGAAGAGTCAGAGGTTACTCCGGAGGCTAGCTTCACTAACGACCTTGGCGCCGACTCATTGGATACAGTTGAGCTTATCATGGAATTCGAGAAAGAATTCAACGTATCTATCCCAGATGATCAGGCTGAGAACATCGCTACTGTAGGTCAGGCTGTAAGCTACCTGGAAGAGCACGCGAAGTAA
- a CDS encoding DUF4269 domain-containing protein: protein MSRFFDTIEYLQHGNERQRAAYQVLVKYEVVEKLAAFDPLLAGTIPIGVDVAQSDLDIICYWKSRTDFRQALLLHFSDCAGFRLRELPVRGQESIVANFRLDAFEVEVFGQNVPSREQHAYKHMLVEYKLLQKYGELFRKEVVRLKQQGVKTEPAFAQLLNLPGNPYDALLQLKPD, encoded by the coding sequence ATGAGCCGCTTCTTCGACACGATAGAATACCTGCAGCACGGTAATGAGCGGCAGCGGGCGGCCTACCAGGTGCTGGTCAAGTATGAGGTAGTGGAGAAGCTGGCTGCTTTCGATCCGCTGCTGGCCGGTACAATTCCCATCGGGGTAGATGTGGCGCAGAGCGACCTGGACATTATCTGCTATTGGAAATCCAGAACAGATTTTCGGCAAGCCCTGTTGCTACACTTTTCTGACTGTGCCGGGTTTCGGCTAAGGGAGCTACCCGTGAGGGGGCAGGAAAGTATAGTGGCAAACTTTCGGTTAGATGCTTTTGAAGTGGAGGTATTCGGGCAAAATGTACCGTCCCGTGAACAGCATGCCTACAAACATATGCTGGTAGAGTACAAGCTGCTGCAAAAGTATGGTGAGTTGTTTAGAAAGGAGGTCGTGCGCCTAAAGCAGCAGGGCGTTAAGACAGAGCCCGCCTTTGCCCAACTGCTTAACCTGCCCGGCAACCCGTATGATGCCTTGCTGCAGCTGAAACCAGACTGA
- the rpsT gene encoding 30S ribosomal protein S20, producing the protein MANHKSALKRIRANNAKRLRNRYQAKTTRTFIKKLRNTTDKAEAQELYKTVSSMLDRLAKKNIIHKNKAANNKSKLAKFVNSIAA; encoded by the coding sequence ATGGCTAACCATAAGTCGGCATTAAAGAGAATCAGAGCGAACAACGCTAAACGTCTTCGTAACAGATACCAGGCGAAAACTACTCGTACTTTCATCAAGAAGCTGAGAAACACAACTGACAAGGCCGAGGCGCAGGAACTGTACAAGACAGTTTCTTCTATGCTTGACCGTCTGGCTAAGAAAAACATCATCCACAAAAACAAGGCAGCGAACAACAAGTCTAAACTGGCTAAGTTCGTTAACAGCATCGCTGCTTAA
- the rsmG gene encoding 16S rRNA (guanine(527)-N(7))-methyltransferase RsmG, whose protein sequence is MPHSTAIRTLLSGYFPELSEDQLQKYEHMGELYQEWNQKINVISRKDMDQIGLHHILHSLGIAKVVRFPDHTSVMDVGTGGGLPGLPLAVMFPEVRFHLVDSIGKKIHVVNEIARELHLHNVTASHTRAEQVRDKYDFIVSRAVTRLANFWPWVMNSFKKTGLEHEGLYYLKGGDLEEEIAESGLITKAYDLKDYFQEEFFETKKVVYVPLERPKK, encoded by the coding sequence ATGCCTCATTCTACCGCCATCCGTACCCTGCTTTCCGGCTACTTCCCGGAGCTTTCCGAAGACCAGTTGCAGAAGTATGAACACATGGGCGAACTCTACCAGGAGTGGAACCAGAAGATCAACGTGATCTCCAGAAAGGACATGGACCAGATTGGCCTGCACCACATCCTGCACTCGCTGGGCATTGCCAAGGTGGTTCGGTTTCCCGATCACACCTCCGTGATGGACGTGGGGACCGGAGGCGGTCTACCGGGCCTGCCGCTGGCGGTGATGTTCCCGGAGGTCAGGTTTCATCTGGTAGACTCCATCGGCAAGAAGATACATGTGGTAAACGAGATAGCCCGCGAGCTGCACCTGCACAACGTGACGGCCAGCCACACCCGCGCTGAGCAGGTGCGCGACAAGTATGATTTTATTGTGAGCCGCGCCGTTACCCGCCTGGCCAACTTCTGGCCCTGGGTCATGAACAGCTTCAAGAAAACCGGCCTGGAGCACGAGGGCCTGTACTACCTGAAAGGCGGCGACCTGGAGGAGGAGATTGCCGAGTCCGGCCTTATCACCAAAGCCTACGACCTGAAGGACTACTTCCAGGAGGAGTTCTTCGAAACGAAAAAGGTGGTGTATGTGCCGCTGGAAAGACCTAAGAAATAG
- the rnc gene encoding ribonuclease III — translation MFGPFKPVRRAYHRLFNKDKALVRSLAGIIGSTPDNLRLYKLALTHTSFARQNSAGKHETNERLEFLGDAVLGAVVAELLFKKFPYEDEGFLTEIRSRIVNRESLNHIALKIGLNLLVKVDSSSHSMRHKSVNGNALEALVGAIYLDKGYNTTRQFILAKLVKPHVDLHQLVNTTANFKSKLIEWAQSQNLEIRFDIIKRKQQGNTTEFTSEVYIDEKPIAIGVGLSKKKADQAAAEKGLDFLNIT, via the coding sequence GTGTTTGGGCCATTTAAACCAGTTCGGCGCGCTTACCACAGGTTATTTAATAAGGATAAAGCATTAGTACGCTCGCTCGCTGGTATTATTGGCAGTACACCTGATAACCTGCGGCTGTATAAGCTCGCCCTTACCCATACGTCCTTCGCCCGCCAGAACTCTGCCGGCAAGCATGAAACCAACGAGCGCCTGGAGTTTCTGGGCGATGCGGTGCTGGGTGCTGTGGTGGCTGAACTGCTGTTCAAGAAGTTCCCGTACGAAGACGAGGGCTTCCTGACGGAGATCCGCTCGCGCATCGTAAACCGGGAGTCGCTCAACCACATTGCCCTGAAGATCGGGTTGAACCTGCTGGTGAAGGTAGACAGCTCCAGCCACAGCATGCGCCACAAGTCGGTGAACGGCAATGCGCTGGAGGCACTGGTCGGGGCCATTTACCTGGACAAAGGCTATAACACTACCCGCCAATTTATACTTGCCAAGCTGGTAAAGCCGCACGTAGACCTGCACCAGTTGGTGAACACCACGGCTAATTTTAAGAGCAAGCTGATTGAGTGGGCGCAGAGCCAAAACCTCGAGATCCGTTTCGACATCATCAAACGCAAGCAGCAAGGCAACACCACCGAGTTTACCTCCGAAGTGTACATCGACGAAAAACCGATTGCCATTGGCGTAGGCCTCTCCAAGAAAAAAGCCGACCAGGCCGCTGCCGAGAAAGGCCTGGATTTTCTGAATATCACTTAA
- the pyk gene encoding pyruvate kinase: MEVTFNKTKVLATVGPASDSSERLLALVQTGVNAFRLNFSHGAYEAHQKVIDRVREINRQHKTNICLVQDLQGPKIRVGDVENGGVEIREGQFIKIMCDGSLSTSEQLATNYTELARDVNPGDSILLDDGKLEVIVTKTDKKSEVEAKVKYGGIVKPRKGINLPNTRVSAPSLTEKDIKDLHFGLDNDVEWVALSFVRKVEDIHEIKRIIQERGKDTRVIAKIEKPEAIENIDEIIAATDAIMVARGDLGVEVGMEKVPMIQKMLIDKCNVAAKPVIVATQMMESMIVNPRPTRAETNDVANAVIDGAHCLMLSAETAVGAYPIETIESMVLTIRTVEEHQEGFHKVYSPNPNSETFLSDILVANACNLARDTNAKAIIGMTKSGYTAFQLAKYRPQAHIFVFTENHRLLNTLNLVWGVRGFYYDKFDSTDNTIADIKETLLKEGHIQKGDVFINTASMPINEQKRTNMIKLSIA; encoded by the coding sequence ATGGAAGTTACATTTAATAAGACCAAAGTTCTGGCCACTGTAGGGCCAGCCAGTGATTCGTCTGAGCGCCTGCTGGCGCTTGTACAAACGGGTGTGAATGCATTTCGCCTCAACTTCTCGCACGGCGCCTATGAGGCGCACCAGAAGGTGATAGACCGTGTGCGCGAGATCAACCGCCAGCATAAAACCAACATCTGCCTGGTGCAGGACTTGCAGGGACCAAAGATCAGGGTAGGCGACGTAGAGAACGGCGGCGTAGAGATACGCGAAGGCCAGTTCATCAAGATCATGTGCGACGGCTCCCTGAGCACTTCGGAGCAGCTGGCCACCAACTACACCGAACTGGCAAGAGACGTAAACCCCGGCGACTCCATACTGCTGGATGACGGCAAGCTGGAGGTGATCGTCACCAAGACCGATAAAAAGAGCGAGGTTGAAGCGAAGGTAAAGTATGGCGGCATCGTAAAGCCACGCAAAGGCATCAACCTGCCCAACACGCGGGTATCGGCCCCATCCCTGACGGAGAAAGACATTAAAGACCTGCACTTCGGCCTGGATAACGATGTGGAGTGGGTGGCCCTTTCTTTTGTGCGTAAGGTGGAGGATATCCACGAGATCAAGCGCATTATACAGGAACGTGGCAAGGACACCCGCGTGATCGCGAAGATCGAGAAGCCGGAGGCCATCGAGAATATCGACGAGATCATTGCCGCCACAGACGCCATCATGGTGGCGCGCGGCGACCTGGGCGTGGAAGTGGGCATGGAGAAAGTGCCAATGATCCAGAAAATGCTGATCGACAAGTGCAACGTGGCCGCCAAGCCCGTGATTGTGGCCACGCAGATGATGGAAAGCATGATCGTGAACCCACGCCCTACCCGCGCGGAGACAAACGACGTAGCCAACGCCGTGATTGACGGCGCGCACTGCCTGATGCTGAGCGCAGAGACAGCCGTAGGAGCCTACCCGATCGAGACGATCGAGAGCATGGTGCTCACCATCCGCACGGTGGAGGAGCACCAGGAGGGATTCCATAAGGTATACTCGCCAAACCCGAACTCTGAAACATTCCTCAGCGACATCCTGGTAGCCAACGCCTGCAACCTGGCCCGCGACACCAACGCCAAAGCCATCATCGGCATGACCAAGTCCGGCTACACGGCGTTTCAGCTGGCCAAGTACCGTCCGCAGGCGCACATCTTTGTCTTTACGGAGAACCACCGCCTGCTGAACACCCTGAACCTGGTATGGGGCGTACGTGGCTTCTACTACGACAAGTTCGATTCTACCGACAACACGATTGCCGACATCAAGGAAACGCTGCTGAAAGAGGGGCACATCCAGAAGGGCGATGTGTTCATCAACACGGCCAGCATGCCGATCAACGAGCAGAAGCGCACCAACATGATCAAGCTAAGCATCGCCTAA
- the nadE gene encoding NAD(+) synthase: protein MEETRLMLAAAALNQTPMNWAGNLQNIRTAISEARQNNTHILLLPELCITGYGCEDMFLSPWLSEMAFHQLLQVKEWCDGLTVAVGLPLFLDKKVYNTACVIRNKEILGFTAKQFLANDGVHYEPRWFTPWPANEVQEFEMLGQTYQIGDIIYEEQGVKYAFEICEDAWRENRPAERHMSKGVQLILNPSASHFALSKTDVRHRLVVDASKKYQCAYMYANLLGNESGKMIYDGEVLIAQNGKLIRRNDLLCFKDVDLECAEVCFSDKPAIAEVIEYLPPIDENKELIAALSLALFDYMRKSRSRGFVLSLSGGADSSLCAVAVAEMVRRGVESIGLEAFVEKALLFSEDDKARFRQLPQEEARKAITGKLLTCAYQGTINSSDDTYTSAKELADSIGATFYNWTIDEEVQGYTSKVEHALGRQLTWQQDDVTLQNIQARVRAPAIWMLANIKYALLMATSNRSEASVGYATMDGDTAGSISPIAGIDKAFIRQFLVWAQQELGYTGLQYVNNLQPSAELRPQEEAQTDEKDLMPYEVLNMIERLAFHDRYSPEEVYDILLERQVGAPESVKTWITKFYSLWSRNQWKRERYAPAFHLDDYNVDPRSWLRFPILSGGFKEELQRVQGK, encoded by the coding sequence ATGGAAGAAACAAGATTAATGCTGGCAGCGGCCGCCCTTAACCAAACCCCTATGAACTGGGCCGGGAACCTGCAGAACATACGCACCGCCATCTCAGAGGCGAGACAAAATAACACCCACATCCTGCTACTGCCTGAGCTTTGCATCACCGGCTATGGCTGCGAAGACATGTTCCTGAGCCCGTGGCTCTCGGAGATGGCCTTTCACCAGTTGCTGCAGGTAAAAGAATGGTGCGATGGCCTTACGGTGGCTGTCGGGCTTCCCCTTTTCCTCGATAAGAAAGTATACAACACCGCCTGCGTCATCAGAAACAAGGAGATCCTTGGCTTTACGGCCAAGCAGTTTCTGGCAAACGATGGGGTGCATTACGAGCCGCGCTGGTTTACGCCCTGGCCCGCCAACGAGGTACAGGAGTTTGAGATGCTGGGGCAGACGTATCAAATAGGCGATATCATTTATGAGGAGCAGGGCGTAAAGTATGCCTTCGAGATTTGCGAGGATGCCTGGCGGGAGAACCGCCCGGCCGAGCGCCACATGTCCAAAGGCGTACAGCTTATACTTAACCCGAGCGCCAGCCACTTTGCCCTGAGCAAAACCGATGTGCGCCACAGGCTGGTGGTGGATGCCTCCAAGAAGTACCAATGCGCCTACATGTACGCCAACCTGCTGGGCAACGAATCGGGGAAGATGATTTACGACGGGGAGGTGCTGATCGCGCAGAACGGCAAGCTGATCCGCCGCAACGACCTGTTGTGCTTTAAGGATGTGGACCTGGAGTGCGCCGAAGTATGCTTCTCTGACAAACCGGCAATTGCCGAGGTAATAGAGTACCTGCCACCGATCGATGAAAACAAGGAACTGATTGCTGCGCTGAGCCTGGCCCTGTTCGACTACATGCGCAAGAGCCGCAGCCGTGGCTTTGTACTTTCCCTAAGCGGCGGGGCGGATTCCTCGCTGTGTGCCGTGGCGGTGGCCGAAATGGTGCGCCGGGGAGTGGAAAGCATCGGCCTGGAGGCGTTTGTGGAGAAGGCACTGCTGTTCTCAGAAGACGATAAGGCCCGGTTCAGGCAGTTGCCGCAGGAAGAGGCTCGGAAGGCCATTACGGGCAAGCTATTAACCTGCGCCTACCAGGGCACCATCAACTCCTCCGACGACACCTATACTTCTGCCAAAGAGCTGGCGGACTCCATTGGGGCTACATTCTATAACTGGACGATCGACGAGGAGGTGCAGGGCTATACTTCCAAGGTGGAGCATGCGCTGGGCCGCCAGCTCACCTGGCAGCAAGACGACGTGACGCTGCAGAACATACAGGCCCGGGTACGCGCCCCCGCCATCTGGATGCTGGCCAACATAAAGTATGCGCTGCTGATGGCCACCTCTAACCGCAGCGAGGCCTCGGTAGGCTATGCCACCATGGATGGCGATACGGCCGGCAGCATTTCGCCGATCGCGGGCATCGACAAGGCCTTTATCCGGCAGTTCCTGGTGTGGGCGCAGCAGGAACTGGGTTACACCGGTCTGCAGTACGTAAACAACCTGCAGCCTAGCGCGGAGCTGCGGCCGCAGGAGGAGGCGCAGACCGACGAGAAGGACCTGATGCCCTACGAGGTGCTGAACATGATCGAGCGCCTGGCTTTCCACGACCGTTATTCGCCGGAGGAAGTATACGACATCCTGCTGGAGCGGCAGGTGGGCGCACCGGAGTCTGTGAAGACCTGGATCACGAAGTTCTATAGCCTCTGGAGCCGCAATCAGTGGAAGCGCGAGCGCTATGCCCCGGCCTTTCACCTCGACGATTACAACGTGGACCCACGCAGCTGGCTGCGTTTCCCGATCCTGAGCGGTGGCTTTAAAGAAGAACTGCAGCGGGTGCAGGGGAAATAA
- the fabF gene encoding beta-ketoacyl-ACP synthase II, whose amino-acid sequence MELKRVVVTGLGALTPLGNTVTEYWNGLINGVSGAAPITRFDASKFKTQFACEVKGYDPETYFDRKEARKMDLFSQFAMVAADQAVADANLTEGSYDPERVGVIWGSGIGGLRTFQEECVNFANGDGTPRFNPFFIPKMIADISAGHISIKHGFRGPNFVTVSACASATNAIIDSFNYIRLGMADAIVTGGSEAAVTEAGIGGFNALKALSERNDSPETASRPFDKDRDGFVLGEGAGALILEEYEHAKARGAKIYAEIIGGGMSADAYHITAPHPEGLGALNVMKNVLRDANIKPEEVGYINVHGTSTPLGDISEVKAIETVFGDHAYNLNISSTKSMTGHLLGAAGAIEAIASIMAVRNNIVPPTINHFTDDESFDSRLNFTFNKAQEREVKVAMSNTFGFGGHNTSVIFRQYID is encoded by the coding sequence ATGGAGCTTAAGAGAGTCGTAGTTACTGGGCTAGGCGCACTCACGCCACTTGGGAATACCGTTACGGAGTATTGGAACGGTCTGATCAATGGTGTGAGTGGCGCTGCACCTATCACACGCTTTGATGCGAGTAAGTTTAAGACCCAATTTGCCTGTGAGGTAAAAGGATACGACCCGGAAACTTATTTCGACCGGAAAGAGGCCCGCAAAATGGACCTGTTTTCTCAGTTTGCCATGGTGGCGGCCGATCAGGCCGTGGCTGACGCAAACCTGACTGAGGGTAGCTATGATCCGGAGCGCGTGGGGGTGATATGGGGCTCCGGCATCGGGGGCTTGCGCACCTTCCAGGAGGAATGTGTGAACTTTGCCAACGGTGACGGCACGCCGCGCTTCAACCCATTCTTCATTCCGAAGATGATCGCCGACATCAGTGCCGGCCACATTTCCATTAAACACGGCTTCCGCGGCCCTAACTTCGTTACCGTTTCTGCCTGCGCCTCCGCCACCAACGCCATCATCGACTCGTTCAACTATATCCGCTTGGGTATGGCCGACGCGATCGTGACGGGTGGTTCTGAGGCTGCCGTAACAGAGGCTGGTATCGGTGGTTTTAACGCCCTGAAAGCCCTTTCTGAGCGTAACGACTCACCGGAGACCGCATCGCGCCCGTTTGACAAAGACCGTGATGGCTTTGTGCTGGGCGAGGGTGCCGGTGCCCTGATTCTGGAGGAGTACGAGCACGCCAAAGCGCGTGGCGCAAAAATTTACGCCGAGATCATAGGCGGTGGCATGTCTGCCGACGCCTACCACATCACGGCTCCCCACCCGGAAGGCCTGGGCGCACTCAACGTGATGAAAAACGTGCTGCGCGATGCCAATATCAAGCCGGAGGAAGTTGGCTACATCAACGTACACGGCACATCCACTCCACTTGGCGACATCAGCGAGGTGAAGGCGATTGAGACGGTATTCGGCGACCACGCCTATAACCTGAACATCAGTTCCACCAAGTCCATGACGGGCCACCTGCTGGGTGCCGCCGGTGCCATTGAGGCCATCGCCTCTATCATGGCTGTTCGTAATAACATCGTGCCGCCGACCATTAACCACTTCACCGATGACGAGAGCTTCGACAGCCGCCTGAACTTCACGTTCAACAAGGCGCAGGAGCGTGAGGTGAAAGTGGCCATGAGCAATACGTTTGGTTTCGGTGGACACAATACCTCTGTTATATTCCGTCAATACATCGATTAG
- the lgt gene encoding prolipoprotein diacylglyceryl transferase, which produces MSILNYITWDVDPEIFNIGPLSIRWYGLLFALGFIIGQRILTKIYVAEGRTEGDVDVITIYMIIGTVVGARLGHTLFYSPEYYLSNPIEILKIWEGGLASHGATIGILLALWLFSRKYSFDYMWVLDRIVIVVALGGALIRLGNLMNSEIFGHPTNLPWGFVFLQQNEYSHVPRHPTQLYESLSVFALFVLLYWLWKKYKGALPKGLLFGIFVTALFTFRFFVEFLKEDQVEKEATMALNIGQLLSIPLIIAGLFILFKVWQNPKPALPGGRPKEGSKV; this is translated from the coding sequence ATGAGTATACTAAACTATATAACCTGGGATGTTGACCCGGAGATCTTCAATATAGGGCCCCTGAGCATCCGTTGGTACGGGCTGCTGTTCGCCCTGGGCTTTATCATCGGGCAACGCATCCTTACCAAAATATACGTAGCCGAGGGCCGGACCGAGGGCGATGTGGACGTGATCACCATTTACATGATCATCGGTACCGTAGTAGGTGCGCGTTTGGGCCATACCCTGTTTTACTCGCCAGAGTATTACCTGAGCAACCCGATAGAGATCCTGAAGATATGGGAAGGCGGGCTGGCGAGCCACGGAGCAACCATCGGTATCCTGCTAGCGCTGTGGCTGTTTAGTCGTAAGTATAGCTTCGATTATATGTGGGTGCTGGACCGCATCGTGATTGTGGTGGCACTGGGCGGCGCCCTCATCCGCCTAGGCAACCTGATGAACTCCGAAATATTTGGCCACCCAACCAACCTGCCGTGGGGCTTCGTTTTCTTGCAGCAGAACGAGTACTCACATGTGCCGCGCCACCCTACGCAGCTCTATGAGTCGCTGAGCGTGTTTGCGCTGTTCGTGCTGCTCTACTGGCTCTGGAAGAAGTATAAAGGTGCGCTGCCTAAGGGCTTACTGTTCGGTATCTTCGTAACGGCGCTGTTTACCTTCCGTTTCTTTGTGGAGTTCCTCAAAGAGGACCAGGTGGAGAAAGAGGCAACGATGGCCCTGAATATTGGCCAGCTTTTGAGCATCCCGCTGATTATCGCAGGCCTGTTTATACTTTTTAAAGTATGGCAGAACCCCAAACCAGCCCTGCCGGGTGGCAGGCCGAAGGAAGGCAGCAAAGTATAA
- a CDS encoding RNA polymerase sigma factor yields the protein MEVNKQFSAKAKHDFKLIQAAVEEKDEKAYAELMSIYKKPVYHVVLKMVRNADDAEDLTIEAFAKAFKNLHKFNPEYAFSTWLFRIATNNCIDFIRKNRIKTMSIDSAIKIDNGDEITIDFKDKNLNPQEEAIKNQKIEIMQYVVAKLPEKYQRLVTLRYFNELSYEEIATELNAPLGTVKAQLHRARELLYDMVKNKKHLI from the coding sequence ATGGAAGTAAACAAACAATTCTCTGCGAAAGCAAAGCACGATTTTAAGCTTATTCAGGCAGCGGTAGAAGAGAAGGATGAGAAGGCCTACGCCGAACTCATGAGCATCTACAAAAAGCCGGTGTACCACGTGGTGCTGAAAATGGTGCGTAACGCCGACGACGCAGAGGACCTGACGATAGAGGCTTTTGCCAAAGCATTCAAGAACCTGCATAAATTCAACCCCGAGTACGCCTTCAGTACCTGGCTGTTCCGCATCGCCACCAACAACTGCATCGACTTTATCCGCAAGAACAGGATCAAAACCATGTCGATCGACTCGGCCATTAAGATCGATAACGGCGATGAGATCACGATCGACTTTAAGGACAAGAACCTGAACCCGCAGGAAGAGGCCATCAAGAACCAGAAGATCGAGATTATGCAGTACGTGGTGGCCAAGCTGCCGGAGAAGTATCAGCGCCTGGTTACGCTGCGCTACTTTAACGAACTGAGCTACGAGGAGATCGCCACCGAACTGAATGCACCGCTGGGCACCGTAAAAGCACAGCTGCACCGCGCCCGCGAGCTGCTCTATGACATGGTGAAGAACAAGAAGCACCTGATTTAA
- a CDS encoding YheT family hydrolase, whose protein sequence is MPLLLSKHRAPFYLFNGHLQTIIPGLFRQVEGVQYERERLLTPDDDFIDVDWSRVGADSLLVLSHGLEGDSHRPYITGMVKAFNAEGVDALAWNYRSCSGEPNKLLRSYHLGASDDLDFVLRHALASGKYKNVYLVGFSAGGNITLKYLGEAPEQVPEQVKRVTVFSTPVDLKGSAQKISKVYTQRFLRTLGEKLEQKRQMYPNDLDLTDYSLLWSFPEFDDRYTAPIHGFKNAEEYYARVSSRQFLKDIRVPTLLVNAKNDPFLSQECYPVQEAEANPYFYLEMPEEGGHVGFAENFRKNRYYSEERALRFILSGQA, encoded by the coding sequence ATGCCATTACTATTATCGAAGCACCGGGCGCCCTTTTATCTTTTCAACGGGCATCTGCAAACCATCATCCCGGGTTTGTTCAGGCAGGTGGAGGGCGTGCAGTACGAGCGTGAGCGCCTTCTAACCCCTGACGATGACTTTATCGATGTAGACTGGTCGAGGGTTGGGGCCGATTCGCTGCTGGTGCTCTCGCACGGACTGGAGGGCGATTCTCACCGGCCCTACATTACGGGCATGGTCAAGGCATTTAACGCGGAGGGTGTGGATGCCCTGGCCTGGAATTACCGCAGCTGCAGCGGCGAGCCCAACAAGCTGCTCCGCTCCTACCACCTCGGCGCCTCCGACGACCTGGACTTTGTGCTGCGGCACGCCCTGGCCTCGGGCAAGTATAAGAACGTGTACCTGGTGGGATTCAGCGCCGGCGGCAACATCACGCTCAAATACTTAGGTGAGGCCCCGGAGCAAGTGCCAGAGCAGGTAAAGCGCGTCACCGTGTTCTCCACTCCCGTAGACCTGAAGGGATCGGCCCAGAAGATATCCAAAGTATACACCCAGCGCTTCCTGCGCACGCTAGGCGAGAAACTAGAGCAAAAGCGGCAAATGTACCCCAACGACCTGGACCTGACAGACTACAGCCTGCTCTGGAGCTTTCCCGAGTTCGACGACCGCTACACCGCCCCTATCCATGGGTTCAAGAATGCGGAAGAGTACTATGCCCGCGTCAGTTCCAGGCAGTTCCTCAAAGATATCAGGGTGCCGACGCTGCTCGTGAACGCCAAGAACGACCCCTTCTTGTCACAGGAGTGCTACCCAGTGCAGGAGGCGGAGGCTAACCCATACTTTTACCTGGAGATGCCCGAAGAAGGGGGCCACGTGGGTTTTGCCGAGAACTTCCGGAAAAACCGTTATTACTCCGAAGAGCGGGCACTGAGGTTTATACTTTCGGGGCAGGCTTAG
- a CDS encoding IPExxxVDY family protein, with amino-acid sequence MKTHRLHIEYDYSFDLYGLVTSVKDYKLAWSLNRLLDLRLKKQKDLCYDLLGKERLLIANYQCITEHSEVRLFRNRALGSSTLKKPFLLPDIKEYDYVLQITGAMQQLHPQELTRKLLRAPLVQYVKKFDPLTLKFKENLIF; translated from the coding sequence ATGAAAACGCACCGCCTGCATATAGAGTATGACTATAGCTTTGACTTATACGGCTTGGTTACGTCAGTAAAAGACTATAAGTTAGCCTGGTCGCTTAACCGGCTGCTGGATCTACGCCTGAAAAAGCAAAAGGACCTGTGTTACGACCTGCTGGGGAAGGAGCGCCTGCTGATCGCTAACTACCAGTGTATCACAGAGCATAGTGAGGTGCGGCTTTTCCGCAACAGGGCGCTTGGCAGCTCCACCCTGAAGAAACCATTTTTACTGCCAGACATTAAAGAGTATGATTATGTGCTGCAAATAACCGGGGCCATGCAGCAGCTGCACCCACAAGAGCTTACCAGGAAACTGCTGCGGGCTCCGCTGGTACAGTATGTGAAAAAGTTTGACCCGCTCACTTTAAAATTTAAAGAGAACCTGATTTTCTAA
- a CDS encoding SdpI family protein, whose product MLFLHLLPGLLVLLIGVLLHTRPPKRINWLYGFRTHYSMRDMENWQEANRYYARVLIGIGLAAMLAGFILSLLLIFPLSALVLAGLLLLLLMGSIILTNEHLKRKYGEW is encoded by the coding sequence ATGCTGTTTCTGCACCTATTGCCCGGCCTGCTGGTACTGCTGATCGGGGTTCTGCTACATACCAGGCCTCCCAAACGGATTAACTGGCTCTATGGCTTCCGCACGCACTACTCCATGCGAGACATGGAAAACTGGCAGGAGGCCAACCGCTACTATGCCAGGGTGCTAATCGGTATTGGGCTGGCCGCTATGTTGGCGGGCTTTATACTTTCCTTGCTATTGATTTTTCCGTTAAGCGCGCTGGTGCTGGCAGGGCTGCTGCTGTTGCTCCTGATGGGCAGTATCATCCTTACAAATGAGCACCTGAAGCGCAAGTATGGAGAATGGTAA